In Devosia litorisediminis, one genomic interval encodes:
- a CDS encoding DUF1467 family protein, producing MQIGSMIAVFFVLWWISFVAVLPIGNKSFHEAGEKMVAGGDPGAPIAPRLWRKVLMATGLAIVLTLLLIWGLSNETLHHYWNR from the coding sequence ATGCAGATTGGTTCGATGATCGCCGTGTTCTTTGTGCTGTGGTGGATCAGCTTCGTGGCTGTGCTCCCCATCGGCAATAAGAGCTTTCATGAAGCAGGCGAGAAGATGGTCGCCGGTGGTGATCCGGGTGCGCCTATCGCGCCGCGCCTGTGGCGCAAGGTGCTGATGGCCACGGGCCTGGCGATCGTTTTGACCCTGCTGCTGATCTGGGGTCTGTCCAACGAAACGCTGCACCACTACTGGAATCGCTAG
- a CDS encoding ribonuclease J — MAKTQRDELVFVPLGGVGEIGMNMGAYGFGPEKSRKWIVVDCGVTFGGPDLPGIELIMANPEFLEERADDVLGLILTHSHEDHYGAVLDLWPGFEKPVFATRFTGAMLAAKRAGDGIVENVDLKIMTPGQPFDLGPFTIEAINVAHSIPESNALLISTPIGRVLHTGDWKLDPTPVGNAPTDVERLKKIGEDTSTPLALICDSTNALKDGESPSEAEVAANLAAMIAEAPNRVAVTTFASNVGRVISIVRAAEKAGRQVVMSGRSLHRIMGIARELGMLEGLPPLLDQDAYRSIARNKIVLICTGSQGEARAAIARIARGDHPVIALASGDRMIFSSWAIPGNEREVIDIQNQLIDQGVEVITANDGLVHVTGHPRRDEVRQLYSWVKPDVLVPVHGEAVHLQAHAKLGRESGIAKVCEARNGDMVRLFPDTTLMPAEVRTGELYLDGLVLCTPEESGVKGRRRLSFGGHVVVSLCVNGGGQVVSGPDLVIDGLPETEDESLSDLVEDTIAGVLKSMPPKRRSDTEVLNSALFKAIRNEVNAYWGRKPNVSVFVHRV, encoded by the coding sequence ATGGCTAAAACCCAAAGGGATGAACTCGTCTTCGTGCCACTTGGCGGCGTCGGCGAGATCGGCATGAATATGGGCGCGTACGGCTTTGGGCCGGAAAAGTCGCGCAAATGGATCGTGGTCGATTGCGGCGTGACTTTTGGTGGCCCGGATCTGCCTGGCATTGAGTTGATCATGGCCAATCCCGAATTTCTCGAGGAACGCGCTGATGACGTGCTGGGTCTGATTCTGACCCATAGCCACGAAGATCACTATGGTGCTGTGCTCGATTTGTGGCCCGGCTTTGAAAAGCCGGTTTTTGCCACCCGCTTCACCGGTGCAATGCTGGCGGCAAAGCGCGCTGGTGACGGCATCGTCGAAAATGTCGATCTCAAGATCATGACGCCGGGTCAGCCTTTTGACCTTGGCCCATTCACGATCGAGGCCATCAACGTTGCGCACTCGATTCCCGAATCGAATGCCCTGCTGATCTCAACGCCCATTGGCCGCGTGCTGCATACGGGTGACTGGAAGCTGGATCCCACCCCGGTCGGCAATGCGCCTACCGATGTGGAGCGGCTCAAGAAGATTGGTGAGGACACTTCCACACCACTCGCGCTGATCTGCGACTCGACCAATGCGCTCAAGGACGGCGAGAGCCCCAGCGAGGCTGAAGTTGCAGCCAATCTGGCGGCGATGATTGCCGAAGCGCCCAATCGCGTTGCGGTAACAACCTTCGCCTCCAATGTGGGCCGGGTGATCTCGATTGTGCGCGCAGCCGAAAAGGCTGGTCGGCAGGTGGTGATGTCGGGTCGTTCGCTGCACCGGATCATGGGCATTGCCCGTGAACTGGGAATGCTTGAGGGCCTGCCGCCGTTGCTTGATCAGGATGCCTACCGTTCGATTGCCCGCAACAAGATCGTGCTGATCTGCACGGGCAGCCAGGGCGAGGCCCGTGCGGCGATCGCGCGCATTGCGCGTGGTGATCACCCCGTAATCGCGCTGGCGTCTGGTGACCGGATGATTTTCTCGTCCTGGGCCATTCCCGGCAATGAGCGTGAAGTCATCGATATCCAGAATCAGCTGATTGATCAGGGCGTTGAGGTGATTACGGCCAATGATGGGCTGGTTCATGTGACGGGCCACCCACGGCGTGATGAAGTGCGGCAGCTCTATAGCTGGGTGAAGCCCGATGTTCTGGTGCCGGTGCATGGCGAGGCCGTGCATCTGCAGGCCCATGCCAAGCTTGGTCGCGAGTCGGGCATCGCCAAGGTGTGCGAAGCGCGTAATGGCGACATGGTACGCCTGTTCCCCGACACCACGCTGATGCCAGCCGAAGTGCGTACCGGCGAACTTTATCTTGATGGGCTGGTGCTGTGCACGCCTGAAGAGTCTGGCGTGAAGGGTCGCCGGCGCCTGTCGTTTGGTGGCCATGTCGTGGTCAGCCTGTGCGTCAATGGCGGCGGGCAGGTGGTCTCGGGTCCCGATCTGGTGATCGATGGCCTGCCGGAAACGGAAGACGAGTCGTTGAGTGATCTGGTCGAGGACACCATTGCTGGCGTTCTCAAGTCGATGCCGCCCAAGCGCCGCAGCGATACCGAAGTGCTCAATTCCGCCTTGTTCAAGGCGATCCGCAACGAGGTCAACGCCTATTGGGGCCGCAAGCCCAATGTGTCGGTGTTCGTGCACCGCGTCTAA
- the proS gene encoding proline--tRNA ligase — MRLSRYFLPVLRDVPKDAEIASHRLMLRAGMIRQQASGLYSWLPLGYKVLMKVQKIIEEEQNRSGAVQLLMPTIQSADLWRESGRYEAYGKEMLRIEDRHEREFLYGPTNEEMITDIFRSYVKSYKDLPLNLYHIQWKFRDEVRPRFGTMRSREFLMKDAYSFDLSKEDAVKAYERMFVAYLRTYARMGLTAIPMRADTGPIGGDLSHEFIVLADTGESAVFCDKRLLDKPIPPQDTDFQGDLKPIFEDWTSHYAATEEMVDMGEYEASVSEENRVSARGIEVGHIFYFGTKYSEPMKATVTGPDGKEITVHMGSYGIGPTRLVPAIIEAFHDEDGIVWPVSVAPFEAVLINLKAGDDACNAACDTLYADLNAAGLDMLYDDRDQGAGAKFTTADLIGIPYQIIIGPRGLKNGEAEIKHRKTGERETLPISEAVARLKSLIEPQRKTDI; from the coding sequence ATGCGCCTGTCTCGCTATTTTTTGCCGGTGCTGCGCGACGTCCCCAAGGACGCTGAAATCGCTTCGCATCGCCTGATGCTTCGAGCCGGTATGATCCGTCAGCAGGCTTCGGGTCTCTATTCCTGGCTGCCTTTGGGCTACAAGGTCCTGATGAAGGTGCAGAAGATCATCGAGGAGGAGCAGAATCGCTCTGGCGCAGTGCAATTGCTGATGCCAACCATCCAGTCGGCTGATCTGTGGCGCGAAAGCGGGCGCTATGAGGCCTATGGCAAGGAAATGCTGCGTATCGAGGATCGCCACGAGCGCGAATTCCTCTACGGCCCGACCAATGAGGAGATGATCACCGACATCTTCCGCAGCTATGTGAAGTCCTACAAGGACCTGCCGCTGAACCTCTACCATATCCAGTGGAAGTTCCGTGATGAGGTACGTCCACGCTTTGGCACCATGCGCAGCCGCGAATTCTTGATGAAGGACGCCTATTCGTTCGACCTGAGCAAGGAAGATGCGGTCAAGGCGTATGAGCGCATGTTCGTGGCTTATCTGCGAACCTATGCCCGCATGGGGCTGACCGCGATCCCCATGCGCGCTGATACAGGCCCCATCGGTGGTGATCTCAGCCATGAGTTTATCGTTCTGGCCGATACGGGCGAGAGTGCGGTATTCTGCGACAAGCGTTTGCTCGACAAGCCTATTCCGCCGCAGGATACGGACTTCCAGGGTGATCTGAAGCCTATCTTTGAAGACTGGACCTCACACTATGCCGCGACCGAGGAAATGGTCGACATGGGCGAGTATGAGGCCTCCGTTTCCGAAGAAAACCGGGTTTCGGCGCGTGGCATTGAAGTCGGTCATATTTTCTACTTCGGCACGAAGTACTCCGAGCCGATGAAGGCGACTGTGACCGGTCCCGATGGCAAGGAAATTACCGTGCATATGGGCTCGTACGGGATTGGGCCGACCCGCCTGGTGCCAGCAATCATTGAAGCGTTCCACGATGAAGATGGCATTGTCTGGCCGGTGTCGGTTGCGCCTTTCGAGGCCGTGTTGATCAACCTCAAGGCTGGCGATGATGCCTGCAATGCGGCATGTGACACCCTTTACGCCGATCTGAACGCGGCTGGCCTGGACATGCTCTATGATGATCGTGACCAGGGGGCAGGCGCCAAGTTCACCACGGCTGATCTGATCGGTATTCCCTATCAGATCATCATCGGGCCACGCGGACTCAAGAACGGCGAAGCCGAGATCAAGCATCGCAAGACCGGTGAGCGCGAGACACTGCCGATCAGCGAGGCGGTCGCCCGCCTCAAGAGCTTGATCGAACCTCAGAGAAAGACTGACATTTGA